The DNA region GGGAAGTACACCAAGGTGCAAGTCCGCGTGGACTCGAAGGTCCGGGACGTCGAGCACGGGACGAAGAAGAGCACGGGGATGTTCCATTATACGTTCCTGGTGGACCGTGATGTGCAGGTTATGCCGAAGGAGTATGGGGAGTTTATGATTTGGACGGATGCGAGGAGACGCGCACAGAATGCGGCTGCGATCTTGCCGGGTTCGAAGTATAACACGCTCAGGGTTATTAAGGATAGTGTTACGGAGTGAGCGTAAGCTGTCACAGGTATATAGTTGTTGTACCGAGTTTGTATACCAGTGTAGGAAATGCTATGTACATACATGCCCAATCATGCTATCCTATCCTATCCTATCCATCCTGTCCATCCTACCTATGTCCAAAAAGCCAATCAACTCCAAGAAAGTACAGTAATCAAAACAGTAGACAGAAAAACGAAATTCCCCAAAAACGAGAAAGCCGCCTCTACCAGACTCCTTTTCCATCTCCCAAAAAAGCCAGACAACAGACCCGACCCGAGACGGAACCAAAATATATCATGTCGTGTCATAACTTGTATGTGTTGTTTTTTTGTGTATTTATATTTGTAAATAATTGTCAGCATCCACTGGAAGGGGATGTTTTTGACCCTGAATTCCCAGCCTTGCCATCTTCACTGGCGTTGTTCTTCTCAGGGGGTGCTTCCTCCTTCATGCACGCGTTTTCCAGAATGTTCGTCCACTTTCCGCTAGTTCCTGCATGGCTGTGCTTCAAATGCTGACGGAAGTGATCCGCACGGAAGAACTTCTTTGCGTTGTTGCACTCGCCAAACTTGTGCACTGCAGTCAAGTGCTCAAAGCGACGATCCCAATCAGGCTGTGGCAAGTTAGGGAATTCTTCACCACAGTAGCCGCAGATATCGTGGGATGATGAAGAACTGTTATTGTTGGATTGCGAggaggacgatgaagacgCCGTTGTCGCAGAAGAATGAAAAGCGGCCTGGAAGTTCGGGAGCGCAGCGCAGGACCATGAATGACGACGGAGGTGGAGCGAGTTTTGATGTCGTTCTGCTtcgttcttgttcttgaACCGGTTGTTGCAGAATTGACATGAGTACTGCTTCTCCATCTCGTGGGCCCGAAGTTCGTCTGGGTTGTCGAACTTCTTCGGCTTTTTTGGACAGCAGTCGCAGATGTACAGTCCACTCACCTTGGGACCACCAAGCTTGGGCACGGTCAACGTGTTTTGCAATGATACCTTCCTTGGTGGGGCGGCGCTGGGTGGCTGCAGCGTATCTGAAGTCGCAGGGCGCATCATGGCCGGCCCGGGAAGAGCACCAGGAGAGCTGGGGTTCATGATCGACTTGTCGTGCAACGAATCTAAATCGGAGTTGGGCGAGAGTCCAGGCGATAGTCCACCGGGAGAGGGACGGTCGTATGGAGAAACGCTGGTCATACTGCTAGCACCCACAGAAAGCCCTGCTGACGAATATGATCCGGAAGTGCGGTAACTTATTGAAGATGCCGCTGAATGACTGCCGTGGCTTGGAGTGTAGGTGCTGCTAACCGACAGATTGTTCCCAAACGGATATCCACTCGTTCGACGTTGAGAAAGGTCACCATTGTTAGTAGTCACATGAAGCGAACCTCGATGATCAGCAATAATCTCCCGCGGCGGACTGGATGCTCGTCGTTTCGTGCCGGATCTCATGTGGTCCAAATACGGTGGCGTAGCTTCCCGAACCTGAAACAGTCGCGGTGGTAACGAATCGTCATAGTCACCCTCCACATCCGAAAACGCTCTTTCGTCGTAACTTCCCCGGTTGGATCGACTGGGAAGGCTTAGGGTATCCGGTGTCGTTCTGCCACCACGGCGTCGGTAAGAATAGCCGGCATGATCGTGTTCCACACCTGACGAAGGCGCACTGCTTTCCACACTCGGACTCCGGCAATCGAGATAGTTCCAACCGACCTTGGTACCTGGCGAAATTCCTCCTGCGGAGATGGGGCTGTGCTGCCATTTCACATCGAGCATGGAACCGTCTGAGCCTCCAGGAGAGGGTAAACCGCCAAAAGTGCGAGGCGGAATAGTCAATGTCGAGGTCATTCGACCCTCGTTGATGGATTGGGGTGGCGAGAGCGGTTTCCCAATTTTGGACAAAAGATGTTGGTCATAACTATCTGACGCATCTTTCATGTTCCTTCGAGAAAAGTCGCGTTCACCTTGCAGACTGATTTGGTTAGTCGGCCGGTTGTATATCCATAGATTCAGTAAGCTTACATAGACGCAGGCCCAGGGAGGGGGCCCACGGAGTTGCGAAATCCATCGTCcatcggtggtggtggctcAATTCTGATCTGAGCTTCGGGACTTCTGGGAACAGGCACACGACCTTGGCGCCCCTCTAAATCATCCAACATCATGGAGTCACTGTGCACAGTTGCCTCTGGTCGTCGATTGTGGATATAACCACTAAATAGGCTGGAGCTGGGGCTGATAGGGGCAAGCTTTCTTGTCGACATGGAACCCTGCGAATTGGCATGCACCCAGCCGGCATCGTGGCCGTCCTCCAAATCCGCGAGACGCGACGGCGGAGGCaaaggtggaggaggagaaaagTTGGACATTGATTTGGACGGAATCGGCATAGGActtgaagaggaaaaagggTAGGTTGGCAAGCTCTGGCTGAATCGGTCGATCACACGTGGTTTGTCATAGCCACCGTTCACGTCGTGGATACTGATGGCGGGTGGCGACAAGTGCGGGAATCCCATACTAGGAAGAAGACTTGTCGCACAGAGAAAACAATGAAAAAGGAGCGACAGGGAATCGGAGTGGAACCAGCAATCTCAGGATCAAGTTATGTGCGGTTGTGATAAAAGGTCGTCCCAACTCTCCGCCTCGATACTGCAGAAGCCCGCTTCCGATAGCCGAGTTAGACAGACCAAGTAAAataataaaaagaaaagagagtgAGAAAGCCAGTCCGGCGGCAATAACTAATATAAACAAGGAACGGATCGAGGCGCAATCAGCACGACGGAGAGAAATCAGCCCGACCAGCGATAGGGCTGAGAGGCGAGGGACACAGCAGGGAGTTTGCTGTTGGACGACGTTTTGCCACGACCAGTCGCGTCACACACGTTGAGAAACCGACTGCCATtaattaaaaaaaaaaaaaaaaaacaaagagaCGAGGATCAAGGAATTAGAAGCCACCGGGTGGGGGAAGTCGCTGAGGTAGCGGCAACTCAGCAAATGGAGAGGGACATGATGTTGGAAGATGCAAGTCGTAAGTGTGGGAGTGTGATGGATGCAAGATGGGAATCTGACTGTGATCAGGCTGGGGAAGTGATGACGATAGTATAGCCCGATCTCCTGATGGTAGAAGAGGCAAAACCggggaaggaaaggaatCGACAAGGCGAGTCGCATGTGAAGAGTTGAGGAGAGAGTGGGAGGATGGAGAATGAGGAAGATGCAAGTCAGGTGACCGTAACCAAGAGGGATAACTTTGAAGAGAAAACTGGAACAAAAGAAAGATATGGGGGATATTTGGATATAGTCAAACGTTCAGCGGTTGGTTTAAACTTTGGCAACAATATTGATACAGTAATGTTACAATACACCTTCAAGGGGTCATCGGCAAACACCACGTTTAATGTACGGATACTTGGGTAAACCATCATAAACTCCGGAAGCAAGGCATAGGGCAGCGCAAGGCGAAGAAACATCCGAatacgcatacgacatacgtCAACTGTAATCTCAAGCGGTGAATTCAATACGGGTGGAGTATGGAGAACGAACGAGGCAGTGCTGGCGGTCCACTGCTATCCGCCTTCTGGTTCGCCACGGATCTGGACTCTAGTACtagtatgtacttgtactctgtagaatGAAATATTTCTACAAGTACTCAGTATAGTACTCTATTAAACACTTATATCTGGGGCTAAATTCTGAGTAAATCAGCACTTGACGTACTTGGTACTCCTACAGAAACTGTACAGAATCTGTAATAGTGCGTATTAAAAACTGCATCGAACCAGACCAGGCTGCCCCACCTTTCTTCCTCTGATTGGCTTCCACTGGACCCTCGAGACAGCACTGCCACCGGACCCCGTCGCTTGCTGTCATCAAATACATAATCGCATTTGTCTGAATAGGAGATCCCACGGACAATAATCTCactatactccgtactctgtagagtGCATATTGCTCAGTTGAACGACATTTATTATTCCGTAGAGTACTGCATAGAGCATACACAGTATATGAGATAGCAAAAATAAACTCTGGATAAGCTCATTGTCGCAATCGTCATAAGGTTATCAGCCTTAAGCCTTACGGTTATGGTCTCGTGACTTTCTGGTACGGGGTAACTACGGAGTGCGACTCATGCGCGAACATTAACGCGCATTATTTAGCAAGGCAAAGCAGGCTATCGTTTACTTTCCTTAACCCCGGTACAAGCATACTTGCCTGCTCCTAACTGCTTGTACGTGTGTCTTCCATGAATCAGATAAGCTCCTTCCGCTTTCGGTATCCTCAGCATCAACCCTCAAGTGCGTTCGTAATAAATTAACCATGCCAGGGTCTGCGCTTGGCAGGGTTTAAGCGCCAATCACTGCATATCCATCCCGTTTGGGCGACGCTGTGTATGGAACTGATTATCTCCTCACACTCCTTCCCCATACTAAGCATTATTGCCAGTGGACCAGAAGATCTCACCGGTTACAGCTCGGGTTCACGGAGAAGTAGAATCCCCGAGCATCATCGAGCCAATCATGCCTTGCCCTAAGCCCTACTTGTATTATCGTCACGTGATGGGTTATCACAGCCCAGCCAATCATGTTCATTTTATGCCGACTGCCAGTTTTGGTCGACTACTCTCTTTCGGGAATCCAAGTATTAACCTGACCtcgccatcatcaccatctgaTTAGGCTGCCTCATTCATTCTCATAATGGCTATGAATCAGATTCCCGGTCATAATATTTTCATTGGAGGGTCAGTAGCTTCCTTCGTTTCCGATTGTGCGGGGCTGCGCTGACTGTGATCAGGGTTCTATCACTCAAGAACAAGGCTGCCTTGACCAGAGCAAATATCACTCACCTGGTCTCCGTGCTACGCCTCCAGCAGGCAGATAAAATCCTCCAAGATTATCAGCGTTATAACATTGAGGTAGACGATGTGGACGACGAAAATCTTTTACAGCATTTCCCCGCTGTCATTAAGTTTATCCAGAATGGTTTAGATACCGGGGGAAGCGTTTTGGTTCATTGGTTAGTGTCATCTATATGGTCACGTGTACTTCTCAAGGTGTATTCAGTACTAATAAACGTAGTGCTATGGGGAAATCTCGGTCTGCTACTGTCTGCATAGCCTACTTACTCCACCGTCAGCCCAAGACGCAAACGCCCGAGTCAGCGCTGGCGCTGCTGAGGGAGGCGCGTCCCCTCTGCGAACCAAATGAAGGGTTCATGGAGCAGCTGAGGATCTATCATGAGATGGGCTGTCCTGGTGATGATGTCACCGGGCACCCACTGTACAATCGATGGCTGTACCGTCGTGAAGTTGAAGAAAGCGTTGCATGTGGCCGTGCGCCGGAAATGAGCTCGGTACTGTTTGAAGATGAGCAGCCCCATAAGCCGCAGGATGTTGATCGTACGACCGAAATCAAATGTCGTAAGTGTCGGTATGTTACCCTCTGTTACTTTCGTTTGGATATGAAACTGAATGTAGAAGGCGCATGCTGGCAACCACCCAGTTCATCATTCCACATGAACAACAAAACAACTCGAAACCAAGCACAGAATGTGCTCACGTTTTTTTACATCCCCTGACATGGATGCGTCCCTGTCTCTTCCCAAACACAACACCTTCCTCCGACGCAGTGTACGGTTCGCATCCTGATGATGCGCCATTATCTGGCCGCCTCACTTGCCCCAATAGCGTCTGCGGCCAGAACATCGGCAAGTTTGCCTGGCAGGGGATGCAGTGCAGCTGTGGCAGCTGGATTGTTCCGGCTATTGGGCTCGCCAAGGCTCGAGTTGACGTTGTGAACCGCACTAACTTCGCCGCACGGTCACCGGCTGCTGCATTGGGCATTCGTTTGCCTCCTGGGATGAGGCCAAATGCAAATGCGGTAGATGAAACGGGGAGGGGGAATCTCTAGCACACAGGCACGATACAACTGAaagtttctttccttttttctttcctttctttttttttgtgctTTAAAAATTACAAGTGACAGTTAAGCACCAGCCGCGTCACACCCCAGACTCGAAACTCTATTTGCTAGTGGTCAGATCGAAACGCCTGTTACGTCATGAGCGACTCAGGCATGGTGGTGGACGGGCTGCATTGTGCCGCCACGGTGTTCCGTGCAGATGGAATATGATCCAAGCGCTGACTTGTCGCGCAAAAGCAAGGAGCACTCGGGACCATCCAAGGGGGACTTTACGACGTCTGGCTAGGGCGGGATATGACAATAACCCTTGATCATCACGTTCCAGTCCTTGATCTGCATTCTAGTACTCGTACATCACTGTACTTTAACAGTAGTACAGTTCAGAAAACATGGACAATAACGAGTAGGAACAAAACCCGATCTGCTGCGGAGTAGACCCTGAACTAGTAGGACAGGATTTTGTACTATGGAAATAATCCCATCCTCTATTCTCATTGCATGCCTCGTACAGAGTACCCAAAAAGCCATCAGGAGGCAGGATCAACAAAGCGCAAAGCGCAAAGCGCAAAGCGCAAAGTGCTTACCCCCTCTTACTCTTATTTGCCCTTCCCTTAATGTCCGCCTCTTAACCTGTCTCGCGAAGGGGATTAGGACTAGCGCTGGTTCGGGGGCTGTGCAAGCGGGTAGGCGAGATGAGAGCCAATGGGATACAGGGTATTATTAGGGCCAGGCTGGACGGAGATTGAGCTTCACCGTACTATGTACAAATTACACTCAGAGCCTGGTTCGTTGTGTACTCGTCCTTGTGATCCATGGTACATTCATTACTGACTGTCATTCTATTCAATCTCCATGACTATCTATACAGGTACCAATACAGAACACTTGTATGTACAATACTGTACGGCAGACCCACGGATACTCTTCGATGGGAATTCTAGAAGCCCGGACCAAGAGTGGAGCCCGAGGAACGGTGTTGATTGGATGGAGTGTTTGACATCCAGGATGCCGGTACTGCACTGCCCCATTGCCTTTTTTGGAGCGGGGTTGTGTCTGGATTGTTGATTCTTTGTTCCGTGGTACGACGACATATTCATGTTGGCCAGTGCAGGATAATTTCGCTGAGCTGATCTTGATGTCTACGGAGTATGTATGTATTCTGTATAAGATTGGTATTCGTTACAGGATACAAATCAGTTTACGCTGCATAGATACTAGTGTGGCTCTTACCTTGGCCAGTCTATAGTATAGCCAAGCAGGGGCAGGGATAGGCTTGTTAGTTAGTATTTCTAGTCATTGCAATGCTAAGAATGCCCCCTTCAACTTTATTCCCAATTCTCCCGTGACCCATGGATATCTGTCTACACGATATCAACGTCAAGCTGAGCTGACTGTGATTGCTCTTGCAGATTGCTAGTGCTTACTTACCTCAACTCACTGaggcagcagcagaagcacGGTGTACAGACCCAGTAAACCCGGATGTCTGTTCTCGATCAACCGGGTATGTGCAGTGCAGTACAGTGCAGCAGCACAGCCCTGTGATGTGGTCAAAGGCAATTGCGTCTAGAACAGCGAGTCGGCGTAGCTGGATTCAGAATGAGGCGATGCAGAGCTAGTTGGCCATCTGATATTGCAATCGTCATGGCCTTGAGCTAGATTGTTGTTAGCTCTGGGCCAATACATGAACCCGATGACTCCCGAAGATACATGTAGATAGTCCTTGTATGCTTGTCTGTCCCTCCTCATGTCGTTGAATCAAAGACCCCTCGACGGAACAGACGGGAACAGCGATGGATCCTGCAACCGTTGACGATTGCGCTTGGCCATCTCGATATTACGCAGGCGGTCGACGCGCATTTGATAGAAATTCCTGGCCGTCGTTTAGTACAGTAATGGCTAGACGCGGATCTGGCGGTTGACGTACTTGTGCAGAGAGAATACACGGGGTGAGTCGTCTGTTGATGTGCTCCCTTGTCCTTGTCCCTGTGCCTTTTCTTGCTTCCTCAGGGAATTAATCTTCACCCGTTAGCCGTCGTCTAGTGAGCAGAAACAAGGAAGGAGCACCTTATCGtccctctccttctcatccGATTTGGCATCCTTGTCCTTGTCTgcatctttcttctctttcccgTCCttccccttttctttctccttcttcctctgctgCTTCTCCTCGTACTCCATCTTCACCTTCTCAATCTCCCTCGCCAACGCCTCCTCTTTCCCCTTCGCCTCCGGCCCCGCCGTATCCacaactggagagcagaaaTTGCGATCTTTCAAATGCGCGGGACATATGTAAAAGAAATCCTATGCGAATTTAGTAATAGATACATTGGCAAGTAGGTCAGGGGTGGGGGAGTACTTTGTTATCCGGGGTAATCAAAACACTACTCGAGGGTTTGTAGCAGATGAAACATGCCTTTGCAGCGGTTTCCGCTACTTTACGGTGATGCCAGGTGTTTTGGAGGGACATTATAGTGGTCTTTGTTGAGTTATGTTGTGGTTCGATTCATATTCCGGGGTGCTTTTTATGGTGAAAGTGGGATGGTTGTTATCTGCTAAATGATGTCATGTGACTATTTTCCAACGATTTCTAGCAACATCCCCATTAAATTGATGGTGTCAATTCCTATATAAAACGCCGGAGCAATGCTTCCAATTCAAAATGAACATTTAAAGAAAATGGGAATATATCACTGTTACCATATATCCCAAATATATCGATCATAAGACACATAATGAAGGGCACAGTGCATTGTTAGTCTATAACATTGACATCTCAACGTCTTCAAATAACCCAGCTGCTTCCTTGGCCAATCTCAGATCCTTGCCCACAAGTCCAATGTCCCGCAGGTACGGGTTGAACACGGACAACAAGTCTGCGAGACACCGCTTCAACGTGTCAAGGACGATGTCCACGTTCGGAACACGACGGGCCGCCGCTTGTGCCTCCGGATTGCCGGATGGAGGGAAGTTGACATCCGTCCAGTGCGCATCCAAGCCCCCGTTGATAAATGCTTCAAGGGTCTTGATTGTGTCCGTAAAGAGACGCACAACACCGGGGACATCGCCCTGGACTGTACCGTAGTTGTCCTCCTGAAGACTTGCGACGAGGAGACGGTTCAGCGATTCAATAGCGTCAATAATCGGGCTCACCGTCGCGTAGGGCGAGCCAAGGACGATGCTAGACAGCCGTCGGGCATACGTCTGCCGGAAAGGTTGACCCAGTGGTGACCGAAGGAACTGTGCAACCAACGGGTGGACATTCTCAGGCTTGGCAGTCGAATCGCCATCAGTGAGCAATCTGATTTCCTGTGTCGACGCAAGCAGCTTCTGTTTTCTCTCTGGACTGAGCACGGCAGTAGATGCACGGTCGAAAACATTGCGAGCCTTAGCACGAGCGACCGGTGTCCAGTCTGACGATTGTCCATACGACTTGGCCGCTGTGCTGAAAGCCTCTCCAAACTTCTCGCGCCGCGAAGCTGCCTCTGGTGACGAAGCAAAGAAGTTGCCCTCCTTGGGAGGCTCTGTTAACCGCGGAAGGCTGTGAATAACGGGTTGAGTCTGTTCGGCTGGCCGGGCGGCGCTTTGCCCTGACGATGGGTTTGTCTTCTCCTCGATCCGGGTAGAGATACCTTTGATCACCTCCGTGGCAGATTGCAAAATCTGCGACCAGGCCGAACCACCTTCACGGTCGATGTCGTTGAGAATCGCTTTCCGGCGGTCTGCAAATTGCTGGCTGATAAGACACAGCTCCCAAAACGCAAACGTCTTGACAGTctccttctttgccttcaATCCGTCCAACAGGCTTCCATTAGGATCTTTAGCATCTCCTGTAAGAGGCTGGCCTCGCTTAAGAGGCTCCTTGCTGATGAACACGGAAAAGAACAGGTTCGAGGTTTGCCAGCAAAGGACAAGCAGCAACCCGGAAACAAGAGAACGGAAAATCAAACCCGGACCGATCGGAGGGATGCGTCCTGGGGGGTCCGCAGCCGACCGTGGGAAATTCCAGAACAGTTTCGCAAAATACATGGTAAAGCTCCATGCTGGACGTCTTAGGAAGAGGGTATAGAAGACAGGACAAATGGCGGCAACAACTGCACTCCTTTTAACGCCGTCTCTAACAAAACCAGGCAAGGCAAGCTGAATCTTCTTGGAAACCGACTCCTGTGGATGTGTTCTTTGATCCTCGGCGGTGGGCGAGCGTTTTGCGATAGTGATAGGAATGCGATCGTAATCGTGGTAGAGATGGAAAACCGACTGGACAACTGCCAGAACCATATGGTAACTGTAGAGGTAGAGGGATCTTTCATTCAAGCTTGCACGTTCGTATGGTCTGCATCAAACGTTAGATTGCGCCCAATGTTGACACCTCGGGATTTAACAGCACGTACTTGCCGCGTTTCACCCACTCAAGCTCTGCACTCAGAGGACGTGACCACTTGTAGATTTCGCTGAACCACCAGGCGGAGAATAGGTACCATCCGAAAGTTTGAATGAAATGTAGAGGGACGAGGTGCTTAACGGTACTGATCGAGGAAGTGGTCGTTCTCGAGCCGATGTGCATTTGACCAACACGCAGGACAAAGACGACCAAGTACGAGAGAAATAGAAGAACAGTACGAATTCCGCATCCGCCAATTGGGAACCATGACCAGAAGACTATGTGACGATGAGCAATTAGCTACTGGTCTCCAAATAGCTGCTCTCGAGGTACTCACAGGATGATTTATCCCCAATCGCAAATGCGACGACGTAGCAGACCAAGACCGCCAGAGCAGAAGCATGAACAAACCTCCGGTGGAGCGCAGAGGTCAAAATGCGCCTATACGGTCGAGGTCGAACAGCAGCCATGGTGGaagctggagaagaaaggacTGCGAGATCTCCGAACAGAGAGACAAAAATAGATAAACAAAATTTCACAGCATGTTCAGGACCGCGGCACCGGTGGTATGACGAATAGCTCCAGTGGAGCAATTTGCGGAAAGCTGGCCGAACGAAGGGCGTTGGGCAGGCGTTGAAAGAAAGCGACGACAAAATGAAGCTTTTCGGATCCAAAAGCATCAAAACACACCAGCCACGTCCCACCACAGCCACATGGTCAGGTGATCCTATTTGTGGCTTCTAGGATGTCTCCACACTAGCTCCAAAATGGACTAGCACGGCTTATCATGTGATAGCGGCCTGTGATTCCGGGCATCCACCGCTTGCCAAAGGCAGCAAAACCACTTCCTCTTGGTATGACTGCATGCTGCACTTCGCTGCATTCCCGTCAACAAACTCACTCCATCCACCTTTTCTGATTATTCATCCGAAGTCATGTCTTTCGATCGCTTGAACTCCCTGGAATCCCAGACTACCCCTCTCCGTCGTTCCGATGATCCCCAGTATCGTGATGATCCCGAATTCCACCGCCTTACGGAGACCCTCTCCAATCAGTTGTTCAACTTGACGTCGAATATTTCTCGCTTGTCAAACCAGATCGCTCTTCTAGGGACTAAAAGGGATACGGATCGCGTGCGCGAACGAGTACatgatctgctggaggaGACCCGCTCGGGATTCAAGGATGTGGGAGACGGTATGAAGAAAGTAAAGGCGTGGGAGGATGTCAATGTATGTTACTGGATATATTACCCAGCGCGGGGTGTCTTCTGTATGTCAAGCTAACACATGTAAATCCAGCCCGCGCAAAAATGGACACAGCAGAAGCTGTCTGCTGAGTTCAAGAGTACCCTGGAGGAATTCCAGACCGTCCAGCGTCGTGCTCTGGAGAAACAGCGAGCATCTGCCGTCGCTGCTCGCACCGCCATGGATGAAGGCGAACTTCCTCCAGCGGACTCAGAGGCTCAACAGCAGCTACAACAACAACAGTTGGAACAGCAGCCCCGCCTTGCAAACCAGAACGAAGTGGACTTCCAAGAATCCTTGATCATTGAGCGAGAGTCGGAAATCCGCAACATCGAGCAAAGCGTTGGAGAACTTAACGAGCTATTCCGGGATGTCGCGCACATTGTTAATGAGCAAGGTAGTCAGCTGGACATCATCGGTGAGAACGTCCAGAATGTCGGATCCAACACCCAGGGCGCGAATTCCGAGCTTCGAAGCGCCAGCCGGTATCAGAAGAATGCGCGGAATAAGGCGTGCTGTCTGCTCGTCATTCTTGCTGTTATCTTGGTCATCATTGTCCTCGCGGCAACTCTTGGATAAGATGGTCCTTATGCTCGATCGTCCCGCGCACTGTGCGCATGCTGTGCTATGATTAGATATCCTGTTTGTTTGTCCATTCGTTACGATATCCCTTTCTCGATGTATACGGCTTATGGTTTGCGATGGACTTGATTTGCTACTTTGCGGTTCCGGCGTTAATGGAGTGGAAGAGACAATATATGCTACGCTTTTTCTTGCCTCGTTTATTTTTAGATATTGTTATCGTACATGACTCGTTGTTATACATGACACAATGGTATAAATTCCACTGAAACTGGTGTTTAACTCCTTGTTCGCCTTCATATATGCAGTCCAAGAAAAGAAGGGGGGGGGAGGTGAAAAGGAATGGAGGGGAGATTGTATGTTTTTCATCTCAACACGTTAGCCAAAGTACCGGTTGAATCGCATTCGCCAACCCTCGAAGCTGTTCAGCTTA from Aspergillus chevalieri M1 DNA, chromosome 2, nearly complete sequence includes:
- a CDS encoding SNAP receptor PEP12 (COG:U;~EggNog:ENOG410PK1B;~InterPro:IPR000727,IPR006011,IPR010989,IPR006012;~PFAM:PF05739,PF14523;~TransMembrane:1 (i252-272o);~go_component: GO:0016020 - membrane [Evidence IEA];~go_function: GO:0005484 - SNAP receptor activity [Evidence IEA];~go_process: GO:0006886 - intracellular protein transport [Evidence IEA];~go_process: GO:0016192 - vesicle-mediated transport [Evidence IEA]), encoding MSFDRLNSLESQTTPLRRSDDPQYRDDPEFHRLTETLSNQLFNLTSNISRLSNQIALLGTKRDTDRVRERVHDLLEETRSGFKDVGDGMKKVKAWEDVNPAQKWTQQKLSAEFKSTLEEFQTVQRRALEKQRASAVAARTAMDEGELPPADSEAQQQLQQQQLEQQPRLANQNEVDFQESLIIERESEIRNIEQSVGELNELFRDVAHIVNEQGSQLDIIGENVQNVGSNTQGANSELRSASRYQKNARNKACCLLVILAVILVIIVLAATLG